One Hordeum vulgare subsp. vulgare chromosome 4H, MorexV3_pseudomolecules_assembly, whole genome shotgun sequence DNA window includes the following coding sequences:
- the LOC123447156 gene encoding uncharacterized protein LOC123447156, which yields MSAMRDEAEEDKRGQLPQDLEMCEGCRQRISLLAKQRPHHHPPSFLFPDLPQDYLPSTNDRNRSHAAAAPPIHLRSIDPRGCIVSMGSDGKPGPGSAAEAPVCCMCGDHGLLPELFRCAACSLRSQHTYCTDRYPKAEAYGTCNWCLRAGQENGGAATPSPARSTFKAPARPPPAAHCGDVPACSSVSRSLPGKVAARGDFTGELNKPIKKQQQRRRLLLQRSASDLSSGVRAIRGAGPPSPGVGRGRPRVRRYKLLEEVISS from the exons ATGTCCGCCATGAGGGACGAGGCGGAGGAGGACAAAAGAGGGCAGCTTCCACAAGATCTTGAGATGTGTGAAGGCTGCAGACAACGCATCAGCTTATTAGCCAAGCAGCGCCCCCACCACCATCCTCCTTCATTCCTCTTCCCAGACCTGCCACAGGATTATTTGCCAAGCACGAACGATCGGAATCGATCTCATGCCGCAGCTGCTCCACCCATCCATCTGAGATCGATCGATCCCCGGGGCTGTATAGTTTCCATGGGGAGCGACGGCAAGCCTGGTCCGGGTTCCGCCGCCGAGGCCCCCGTCTGCTGCATGTGCGGCGACCACGGCCTCCTGCCGGAGCTGTTCCGCTGCGCCGCCTGCTCCCTCCGCTCCCAGCACAC GTACTGCACGGATAGGTACCCCAAGGCGGAGGCGTACGGCACGTGCAACTGGTGCCTGAGAGCAGGCCAAGAAAACGGCGGCGCCGCCACTCCTAGCCCGGCGAGATCAACCTTCAAAGCGCCCGCGAGGCCGCCACCGGCCGCTCACTGCGGCGATGTCCCGGCTTGCAGCAGTGTCAGCagatcgttgccggggaaggttgcGGCTCGCGGCGACTTCACCGGGGAGCTGaacaagcctatcaagaagcagcaacagcggcggcggctcctgctgcaGCGTTCGGCGTCTGACCTGAGCAGCGGCGTCCGTGCCATCCGCGGCGCCGGCCCGCCCTCTCCTGGCGTTGGCCGGGGAAGACCGAGGGTGCGGAGGTACAAGCTCTTGGAAGAGGTCATCAGTAGCTAG